The following are from one region of the Arachis duranensis cultivar V14167 chromosome 10, aradu.V14167.gnm2.J7QH, whole genome shotgun sequence genome:
- the LOC110276970 gene encoding uncharacterized protein LOC110276970 yields MDNENIEDANLEDRTNVIYDSEFQVGQITSTDLYHPDPIQIPTRVREELENRQHICVTSLSCVAVHQLYLLELISQHRPRQINDDNLERELRRTQLITQLLESEKCRDVIRMGLEAFRQLCQKLRGTGRVKDSTRSTVEEQVAKFLHIIGHNVKTRTMSFFFHRSGETINRHFHNVLHAILSLEGDFFRQPSGEEVPYEILNNSRFYPFFKDCIGAIDGTHSRVKVPRVDAPRFRKRKDHPTQNVLAACGFDMKFTYVLSGWEGTASDSRILKDALSREYPLRIPEGKFYLGDAGFMLKPGILTPYRSKRFPIIAGDTEPYYSFETMRDIFLACCILHNFLMGVDVDQSIIDEVDRELLQERNIDRSQPIQQRDEEYRHAALLQDNIAVEMWNVYQTI; encoded by the exons ATGGATAATGAAAATATCGAAGATGCAAATCTCGAAGATAGAACAAATGTCATATATGATTCAGAATTTCAAGTAGGTCAAATCACTTCTACTGACCTATATCATCCTGATCCAATACAAATACCAACTCGTGTCAGGGAAGAGTTAGAAAATAGACAACATATCTGTGTCACATCTCTTTCTTGTGTTGCAGTGCATCAGTTGTATCTTTTGGAATTAATATCACAACATAGGCCTAGGCAAATTAATGACGACAACTTAGAAAGAGAACTTAGGCGTACTCAATTAATAACACAGTTACTGGAATCTGAAAAGTGTCGAGATGTCATACGTATGGGCCTTGAAGCATTTAGGCAGTTGTGTCAGAAATTAAGAGGAACTGGTAGAGTAAAAGATTCAACTCGTTCTACGGTTGAAGAGCAAGTCGCTAAATTCTTACATATTATAGGGCATAATGTGAAAACTAGAACCATGTCTTTCTTCTTCCACCGGTCAGGAGAGACAATTAATCGTCACTTTCACAATGTCTTACATGCTATTCTATCATTAGAGGGAGACTTCTTCAGGCAACCATCTGGTGAGGAAGTTCCTTATGAAATACTTAATAATAGTCGATTCTATCCGTTTTTTAAG GATTGCATTGGAGCCATAGATGGAACTCATAGTCGTGTGAAGGTACCAAGGGTGGACGCCCCTCGTTTTCGCAAACGAAAAGATCACCCAACACAAAATGTTTTAGCGGCCTGTGGTTTTGATATGAAATTCACTTATGTCTTGTCCGGTTGGGAAGGAACTGCCTCTGACTCAAGAATATTGAAAGATGCTTTAAGTAGGGAATATCCACTTCGAATTCCCGAAG GAAAATTTTATCTAGGCGATGCTGGATTCATGCTGAAGCCTGGGATACTTACACCATATAGAAGT AAAAGATTCCCAATTATAGCTGGCGACACTGAACCATATTATTCATTTGAAACTATGAGAGATATTTTTTTGGCATGTTGTATACTGCATAACTTTTTGATGGGTGTTGATGTTGATCAATCTATAATTGATGAGGTTGATAGAGAATTGCTACAAGAACGCAATATAGATAGATCACAACCAATTCAACAACGTGATGAGGAATATAGGCATGCAGCATTATTACAAGATAACATTGCGGTTGAAATGTGGAATGTGTATCAAACAATATGA